One Carcharodon carcharias isolate sCarCar2 chromosome 1, sCarCar2.pri, whole genome shotgun sequence DNA window includes the following coding sequences:
- the LOC121275853 gene encoding histone H2B-like yields the protein MPEVAAAVKRVVSHKASKRSSTKVSKKLPKKWRKSRKQSYSTYVYRGLTHVHPSTRCLSKAMSVMNSFVVNIFKRIAPKASHLIRYNKRHTILAKKIQHAIRLKLAKHTISKGTNTVTKYTNSI from the coding sequence ATGCCTGAGGTGGCTGCTGCGGTTAAGCGTGTTGTGTCCCACAAGGCGTCGAAACGGTCGTCGACTAAAGTCAGCAAGAAGCTGCCCAAGAAGTGGAGGAAATCTCGCAAGCAGAGTTATTCCACTTACGTGTACAGGGGGCTGACCCATGTCCACCCCTCCACCAGGTGCTTGTCCAAAGCCATGAGTGTCATGAATTCCTTTGTTGTCAACATTTTCAAGCGCATTGCCCCCAAGGCCTCACACCTCATTCGCTACAACAAGCGTCACACCATCTTGGCCAAGAAGATCCAGCATGCCATCCGCCTCAAGCTGGCCAAACACACCATCTCCAAAGGCACCAACACAGTCACCAAGTACACCAATTCCATTTAG